Sequence from the Pyrobaculum neutrophilum V24Sta genome:
GCCGAGGCCCGTCGTTTCTACAGGAGATGCCTTGGTAGAAGAAGCGCCTCACGCCGCCCACCTCAGCGCTACTGTACTCCCTGGCGCACTCCTCACACATCGGAAAAGCCGACCAGCTGGTGTTCTCCCTGTCGTAGGGCAACCTCCTGATGACGGAGAACCTCGGCCCGCAGAAGCTACAGGAGTTGAAGGGGTACCGCCCCCGCCTCCCGCCTCCCCCCAACACCTCCCTGAGGCAGTCCTCACATATGGCCAAGTCGGGGGGGATCATGGAGGGCGTCTGCACCTCCTCCGAGCTCTTCTCGATGACAAACGCCCTAGCCCCCCTGGGCTCCACCTCCACGGCCTTCACCTCCTCGATGTAGATGGCCTTAGGCCGCCCGTTTAGAAGCGCGTCCAAGAACTCCCCGCTCCTCTCCCCCTCGACGTATATCTCCACCTCCCCCCCGCCGAGGTTCTTCACATAGCCGCCGAGGCCCAGCCGGTCAGCTAGGATTTTGACGTACGGCCTAAAGCCGACCCCCTGGACTATGCCAGATATGTGTATGAGGTACGCCTTAGGCAAGCTCCTTCAAGCCCCGGCTCACCCCCTGCCTAACCTCCTCGGCGATCTTCAACACCCTCCACATCTCCTCCTCGATCACCTTAGCCGCCGCGTCTGGGTCCTCGCCCGTGGAGGCGGCCAGCTCCCTCGCCATCTGCTTCCACATCTCCATGCTCTCCTTCAGCGACTCCATGTCCACCTTCGCAATTATCACCCCCGCGTGGACCATCACCAGGTCGCCCACCTGGAGTTGCCCCTCCTCTATTCCCACCACCGCCGGCCTCTCAACGCCGTCTCCCGGGTCCACGAAG
This genomic interval carries:
- a CDS encoding HypC/HybG/HupF family hydrogenase formation chaperone, with amino-acid sequence MCWAVPSVVKRIEGGIAFVDPGDGVERPAVVGIEEGQLQVGDLVMVHAGVIIAKVDMESLKESMEMWKQMARELAASTGEDPDAAAKVIEEEMWRVLKIAEEVRQGVSRGLKELA